A region from the Vulpes lagopus strain Blue_001 chromosome 5, ASM1834538v1, whole genome shotgun sequence genome encodes:
- the ABCG5 gene encoding ATP-binding cassette sub-family G member 5 isoform X2: protein MSEFPSLAPVESSWIQVSRGPQSSPEDVPAAVSKPRHSLGILHVSYSVSHRVGPWWDFASCRQQWDRQILKDVSLYVESGQIMCILGSSGSGKTTLLDAMSGRLRRKGTFLGEVFVNGRLLRREQFQDCFSYVQQSDTLLSNLTVHETLHYAALLAVRHRSAGFYRKKVDTVMVELSLSHVADRLIGNYNLGGISSGERRRVSIAAQLLQDPKVMLFDEPTTGLDCMTANQIVVLLAELAHKDRIVIVTIHQPRSELFQLFDKIAILSYGELVFCGTPAEMLDFFNGCSYPCPEHSNPFDFYMDLTSVDTQSKERELETYKRVQMIESAYKESAIYRQTLENIERTKHLKTLPMVPFKTKDSPGALSKLGVLLRRVTRNLMRNKLAVIMRLVQNLIMGLFVIFYLLRVQNDVLKGAVQDRVGLLYQFVGATPYTGMLNAVNLFPVLRAVSDQESQDGLYQKWQMLLAYVLHALPFSVLATIIFSSVCYWTLGLYPEVARFGYFSAALLAPHLIGEFLTLVLLGMVQNPNVVNSIVALLCIAGILVGSGLVRNTEEMSIPFKIFSYFTFQKYCSEILIVNEFYGQNFTCGSSNGSVTTNPMCAFTQGIQFIERTCPGATSRFTTNFLTL, encoded by the exons ATGAGTGAATTCCCATCATTGGCCCCTGTGGAGTCCTCGTGGATCCAAGTAAGCAGAGGCCCCCAGAGTTCCCCAGAGGATGTTCCTGCGGCTGTTTCAAAGCCTCGACACAGCCTGGGCATTCTCCATGTCTCCTATAGTGTCAG CCACCGAGTTGGGCCCTGGTGGGACTTCGCATCTTGCCGGCAGCAGTGGGACAGGCAGATCCTCAAAGATGTCTCTTTGTATGTCGAGAGTGGGCAGATCATGTGCATCTTAGGGAGCTCAG GCTCAGGGAAAACCACACTGCTGGACGCCATGTCCGGGAGGCTGCGGCGCAAGGGGACCTTCCTCGGAGAGGTGTTTGTGAATGGCCGGCTGCTACGCAGGGAGCAGTTCCAGGACTGCTTTTCCTATGTCCAGCAG AGCGACACACTGCTGAGCAACCTGACTGTGCATGAGACGCTGCACTATGCAGCGCTGCTGGCTGTACGCCACCGCTCTGCGGGCTTCTACCGGAAGAAG GTGGACACAGTCATGGTAGAGCTGAGTCTGAGCCACGTGGCAGATCGACTAATTGGCAACTACAACCTTGGGGGGATTTCCAGTGGCGAGCGGCGCCGGGTCTCCATTGCAGCCCAGCTCCTCCAGGATCCCA AAGTTATGCTGTTTGATGAGCCTACCACGGGCCTGGACTGCATGACAGCAAATCAGATTGTTGTCCTCCTGGCAGAGCTGGCTCACAAAGACCGTATTGTGATTGTCACCATCCACCAGCCACGCTCCGAGCTCTTCCAG CTCTTTGATAAAATTGCCATTCTGAGCTACGGAGAGCTAGTTTTCTGTGGGACACCAGCAGAAATGCTTGATTTCTTCAATGGCTGCAGTTACCCTTGTCCCGAACATTCAAACCCTTTTGACTTCTATA TGGACCTGACATCAGTGGATACCCAAAGCAAAGAACGGGAATTAGAAACCTACAAGAGAGTCCAGATGATTGAATCTGCCTACAAAGAATCAGCAATTTATCGCCAAACCTTGGAGAACATTGAAAGAACAAAACACCTGAAAACATTACCAATGGTTCCTTTCAAAACCAAAGATTCTCCTGGAGCTCTCTCTAAACTGGGTGTTCTCTTGAG GAGAGTGACAAGAAACTTAATGAGAAATAAGCTGGCAGTGATTATGCGTCTTGTTCAGAATCTGATCATGGGTTTGTTCGTCATTTTCTACCTTCTGCGGGTCCAGAACGATGTGCTGAAGGGTGCTGTCCAGGACCGTGTGGGTCTCCTATACCAGTTTGTGGGTGCCACCCCATACACAGGCATGCTCAACGCTGTGAATCTGT TTCCTGTGCTGCGAGCTGTCAGCGACCAGGAGAGCCAAGACGGATTGTACCAGAAGTGGCAGATGCTGCTGGCCTATGTGCTCCATGCCCTCCCCTTCAGTGTCCTTGCCACCATAATATTCAGCAGTGTGTGCTACTG GACTCTGGGCTTGTATCCTGAGGTTGCCAGATTTGGGTATTTCTCTGCTGCTCTCTTGGCCCCCCACTTAATCGGTGAATTTCTAACTCTTGTGCTACTTGGTATGGTCCAAAACCCAAATGTGGTCAACAGCATAGTGGCTCTGCTCTGCATTGCTGGGATACTTGTGGGATCTGGATTAGTAAG aaacacagaagaaatgtccattccttttaaaatcttcagTTATTTTACATTCCAAAAATACTGCTCTGAGATTCTTATAGTTAATGAGTTCTATGGACAGAATTTCACTTGTG GCAGCTCAAATGGTTCTGTGACAACTAATCCAATGTGTGCCTTCACTCAAGGAATTCAGTTCATTGAGAGAACCTGCCCGGGTGCAACATCCAGATTCACAACCAATTTTCTGACTTT GTAA
- the ABCG5 gene encoding ATP-binding cassette sub-family G member 5 isoform X1, with amino-acid sequence MSEFPSLAPVESSWIQVSRGPQSSPEDVPAAVSKPRHSLGILHVSYSVSHRVGPWWDFASCRQQWDRQILKDVSLYVESGQIMCILGSSGSGKTTLLDAMSGRLRRKGTFLGEVFVNGRLLRREQFQDCFSYVQQSDTLLSNLTVHETLHYAALLAVRHRSAGFYRKKVDTVMVELSLSHVADRLIGNYNLGGISSGERRRVSIAAQLLQDPKVMLFDEPTTGLDCMTANQIVVLLAELAHKDRIVIVTIHQPRSELFQLFDKIAILSYGELVFCGTPAEMLDFFNGCSYPCPEHSNPFDFYMDLTSVDTQSKERELETYKRVQMIESAYKESAIYRQTLENIERTKHLKTLPMVPFKTKDSPGALSKLGVLLRRVTRNLMRNKLAVIMRLVQNLIMGLFVIFYLLRVQNDVLKGAVQDRVGLLYQFVGATPYTGMLNAVNLFPVLRAVSDQESQDGLYQKWQMLLAYVLHALPFSVLATIIFSSVCYWTLGLYPEVARFGYFSAALLAPHLIGEFLTLVLLGMVQNPNVVNSIVALLCIAGILVGSGLVRNTEEMSIPFKIFSYFTFQKYCSEILIVNEFYGQNFTCGSSNGSVTTNPMCAFTQGIQFIERTCPGATSRFTTNFLTLYAFIPVLVILGIVVFKIRDHLISR; translated from the exons ATGAGTGAATTCCCATCATTGGCCCCTGTGGAGTCCTCGTGGATCCAAGTAAGCAGAGGCCCCCAGAGTTCCCCAGAGGATGTTCCTGCGGCTGTTTCAAAGCCTCGACACAGCCTGGGCATTCTCCATGTCTCCTATAGTGTCAG CCACCGAGTTGGGCCCTGGTGGGACTTCGCATCTTGCCGGCAGCAGTGGGACAGGCAGATCCTCAAAGATGTCTCTTTGTATGTCGAGAGTGGGCAGATCATGTGCATCTTAGGGAGCTCAG GCTCAGGGAAAACCACACTGCTGGACGCCATGTCCGGGAGGCTGCGGCGCAAGGGGACCTTCCTCGGAGAGGTGTTTGTGAATGGCCGGCTGCTACGCAGGGAGCAGTTCCAGGACTGCTTTTCCTATGTCCAGCAG AGCGACACACTGCTGAGCAACCTGACTGTGCATGAGACGCTGCACTATGCAGCGCTGCTGGCTGTACGCCACCGCTCTGCGGGCTTCTACCGGAAGAAG GTGGACACAGTCATGGTAGAGCTGAGTCTGAGCCACGTGGCAGATCGACTAATTGGCAACTACAACCTTGGGGGGATTTCCAGTGGCGAGCGGCGCCGGGTCTCCATTGCAGCCCAGCTCCTCCAGGATCCCA AAGTTATGCTGTTTGATGAGCCTACCACGGGCCTGGACTGCATGACAGCAAATCAGATTGTTGTCCTCCTGGCAGAGCTGGCTCACAAAGACCGTATTGTGATTGTCACCATCCACCAGCCACGCTCCGAGCTCTTCCAG CTCTTTGATAAAATTGCCATTCTGAGCTACGGAGAGCTAGTTTTCTGTGGGACACCAGCAGAAATGCTTGATTTCTTCAATGGCTGCAGTTACCCTTGTCCCGAACATTCAAACCCTTTTGACTTCTATA TGGACCTGACATCAGTGGATACCCAAAGCAAAGAACGGGAATTAGAAACCTACAAGAGAGTCCAGATGATTGAATCTGCCTACAAAGAATCAGCAATTTATCGCCAAACCTTGGAGAACATTGAAAGAACAAAACACCTGAAAACATTACCAATGGTTCCTTTCAAAACCAAAGATTCTCCTGGAGCTCTCTCTAAACTGGGTGTTCTCTTGAG GAGAGTGACAAGAAACTTAATGAGAAATAAGCTGGCAGTGATTATGCGTCTTGTTCAGAATCTGATCATGGGTTTGTTCGTCATTTTCTACCTTCTGCGGGTCCAGAACGATGTGCTGAAGGGTGCTGTCCAGGACCGTGTGGGTCTCCTATACCAGTTTGTGGGTGCCACCCCATACACAGGCATGCTCAACGCTGTGAATCTGT TTCCTGTGCTGCGAGCTGTCAGCGACCAGGAGAGCCAAGACGGATTGTACCAGAAGTGGCAGATGCTGCTGGCCTATGTGCTCCATGCCCTCCCCTTCAGTGTCCTTGCCACCATAATATTCAGCAGTGTGTGCTACTG GACTCTGGGCTTGTATCCTGAGGTTGCCAGATTTGGGTATTTCTCTGCTGCTCTCTTGGCCCCCCACTTAATCGGTGAATTTCTAACTCTTGTGCTACTTGGTATGGTCCAAAACCCAAATGTGGTCAACAGCATAGTGGCTCTGCTCTGCATTGCTGGGATACTTGTGGGATCTGGATTAGTAAG aaacacagaagaaatgtccattccttttaaaatcttcagTTATTTTACATTCCAAAAATACTGCTCTGAGATTCTTATAGTTAATGAGTTCTATGGACAGAATTTCACTTGTG GCAGCTCAAATGGTTCTGTGACAACTAATCCAATGTGTGCCTTCACTCAAGGAATTCAGTTCATTGAGAGAACCTGCCCGGGTGCAACATCCAGATTCACAACCAATTTTCTGACTTTGTATGCCTTTATTCCAGTTCTTGTCATCCTAGgaatagttgtttttaaaataagggatCATCTCATTAGCAGATAG